The following are from one region of the Magallana gigas chromosome 6, xbMagGiga1.1, whole genome shotgun sequence genome:
- the LOC105345500 gene encoding COMM domain-containing protein 10 encodes MTLNLVATTAIKKAVVLINELDTSKFPLLLTRILSKLHLKDERTFSEEEEEKLESSLSLTDGDLELVIHTLEFILHQAAYHTAKPGLLGQQLQQIELEEEKVKVIVDAWKNAAADVVTKLRQRTITPKRLEEINWRLNLQMAQSNKSKMKLPNAMFELKINDEDSEAKEKIRFEMTHDELYSFYNQLETIQKQLDNLG; translated from the exons ATGACTCTAAATCTAGTTGCTACCACAGC aataaagaAAGCTGTTGTTCTTATTAATGAGTTGGATACCTCTAAATTTCCATTATTGTTAACACGGATTCTCTCAAAGTTACATTTAAAG GATGAGCGCACATTTTCAGAAGAGGAGGAGGAGAAACTCGAGTCTTCTCTGTCCCTGACTGATGGGGATTTAGAACTAGTGATCCATACCCTGGAGTTTATTTTACATCag GCAGCCTACCACACAGCCAAACCAGGGTTACTGGGACAGCAACTACAGCAGATAGAGCTAGAGGAGGAgaag GTAAAAGTGATTGTGGACGCCTGGAAGAACGCGGCAGCAGATGTCGTAACCAAGCTCCGCCAGAGGACCATCACTCCGAAGCGTCTGGAGGAGATCAACTGGAGACTCAATCTCCAGATGGCCCAGTCCAACAAAAGCAAGATGAAGCTTCCCAACGCCATGTTTGAACTCAAAATCAATGATGAAGACTCAGAG GCCAAAGAAAAAATCCGCTTTGAGATGACTCATGATGAATTATACTCATTTTACAACCAG
- the LOC136276465 gene encoding uncharacterized protein KIAA1958-like yields MDDGCDFMLSQILDSVETEIMMENSLGQFGNLNISQSIDMYLGDEDTTNMDFETIDFDLGIFSRENSLEQNDADMKTETFDCVKEFQNRRFAEAVSDNDLQQLIESQSNPNTRRNTKWSVEMFNKWRESRENVPCMKEMNAEMLNYWLQRFVLEVRKQDGSEYPPRTLYFIVCGLLRHLRDENIHNMNFLDEHDHRFAVFRKVLDARMKELLSKGLGTKVRQADPILPEDEEKIWTSGVFGLHSSQALQYTVFFYNCKIFGLRAFDEHRNLECSKFEIGQDEQGKFIRFTGRSCKTYKGGLKHLQLSNKDLKHYCQEGERCLADFYRTYLDALSNEGPFYRRPLAVSGNVCVRYGEQVLGVNKLKGLMKEIAGNAGLEGNFTNHSGKRTCATQLYQAGIDEQEIMSRTGHRSEVAVRKYKRSNSALQERVSEVLNPPNVKKMKCETTMVEMSESENNRKENLNPQSDSMVTRGAVPKSIFNNCVFHFKP; encoded by the exons ATGGATGACGGCTGCGATTTTATGCTATCGCAGATTTTGGACTCGGTAGAAACAGAAATTATGATGGAAAATTCCTTAGGCCAATTCGGAAACCTTAACATTTCACAATCTATTGATATGTATCTCGGGGATGAAGATACAACGAACATGGACTTTGAAACTATAGATTTTGACTTGGGAATTTTTTCCCGGGAGAACTCATTGGAACAAAATGATGCTGACATGAAAACAGAAACTTTTGATTGTGTTAAAGAGTTTCAGAATCGGAGATTTGCTGAAGCTGTGTCAGATAATGATTTGCAGCAGCTGATTGAATCTCAGTCAAATCCTAATACTCGGAGGAATACGAAATGGTCCGttgaaatgtttaataaatggCGCGAATCGCGGGAAAATGTACCCTGCATGAAAGAAATGAACGCAGAAATGCTGAATTACTGGTTACAACGCTTTGTGTTGGAGGTACGTAAACAGGATGGCAGTGAATACCCCCCGCGTACTCTATATTTCATTGTATGCGGATTACTACGTCATTTGCGAGATGAAAATAtccataatatgaattttctaGATGAACATGACCACCGGTTTGCCGTTTTCCGGAAAGTTTTAGATGCGCGCATGAAGGAGTTATTATCAAAGGGCTTAGGTACCAAAGTACGACAAGCTGATCCGATATTGCCGGAAGATGAGGAAAAAATCTGGACTAGTGGAGTATTCGGTTTACACTCTTCTCAAGCTCTACAGTATACAGTTTTCTTTTATAACTGCAAGATATTCGGTCTGAGGGCGTTTGACGAACACCGGAATTTAGAGTGCTCCAAGTTTGAAATTGGTCAAGATGAGCAAGGAAAATTTATTCGATTTACGGGAAGATCATGTAAAACATACAAAGGAGGACTAAAACATCTGCAGCTATCCAACAAAGACTTGAAACATTACTGCCAAGAAG gTGAACGATGCCTTGCCGATTTCTATCGTACCTATCTTGACGCTCTCAGTAATGAGGGACCTTTCTACCGCCGGCCCTTAGCCGTTTCCGGTAATGTCTGTGTGCGCTATGGCGAACAAGTACTGGGGGTCAACAAACTTAAGGGACTAATGAAGGAAATCGCAGGTAACGCGGGACTGGAGGGAAACTTCACCAACCACTCAGGCAAGAGGACCTGTGCCACCCAATTATACCAAGCTGGAATCGATGAGCAGGAAATTATGTCTCGAACAGGTCACAGGTCAGAAGTAGCAGTTAGAAAATACAAGCGGTCTAATTCGGCACTGCAAGAGCGTGTATCCGAAGTTTTGAATCCCCCCAAcgtgaagaaaatgaaatgtgAAACCACTATGGTTGAAATGAGTGAGTCTGAAAATAACAGGAAGGAGAATTTGAATCCGCAGTCCGACAGTATGGTAACAAGAGGCGCCGTtccaaaatcaatttttaataattgtgtttttcattttaagcctTGA